ttcttctgggaagcagagccccagaaaaagaatgtaaacaaattgttgtcagctgctgtgaaatgtggcAGGGGTTCCTGTGATTTGCCCTCCTTCCATGTCTaccattaagggccaatcacaggagcagctcaggggagaTTCCTTcaacacagaactttgttattcatttccttctattctattcttagcttagcatagcagtctctgcaagctctctctttattctttttagtatagttataatgtatcatatattatatatcaataaatcaagccttctaatcaagaaacaagattctcgtccttctctcaccacagtgaccgtctaaagTCGCTGTAATACAAGTTTGCAGTTCTCTGTGATCAGTAGGGATTCTTCCAGCTGGCTTTGCTCAGACTTGGGGTTTGAGGCTCATacccctgcaggagctgggaaaatGCTGCTCATTTTCCAAGCAGCCTTCCAAGATTAAAGTGCTGTTTGGCACCTGAGGATTTCAAGAGCCAGTAGATCTTGTATCATTAAAACTGTTACTCCTGGAGACCTTCCACTCCATGAATTTGGacaccagctcctccaggcatgTTTAGCCCAGCCATTTCTTAACACTTAGGACCTCTCCTCACTTTTCCAAGAAAACGCCTTGAATTGTGAGGCATTTTCTTTGTACCTGGGTTTTCTGCCTCATGGAAGAAGATTTACATCTTTGCTGAAgtcaggctgctcaaagcctgAGATGCAGTAATCAGGATTCGTTGTGCTGCTCTCTTCCCCTCCTTCCTACAGCTCAGCCTGAAGAGTTTTTGTACAAGGCTGTGCCTTAATCCCATCCTGGAAGCTTCACCTCATTGCCAAGGTCCCATGAAGTGGCGCAGAAGGACCTGCCTGACACACAGCAGCCCTTCACCAAGCAGACACAGCTCCTACCAGCTGCACAGCAACACAGACTTCACAGCTCTTGTATCAGGAATACTTGACTTTTTTTTGAGGGAACAAAATAAGTGTTCACAACCACCTATTTTGTTACAATGCACCCACTGATCATCATGCAGGGGCTGCATTGGAAGACAATCCAAGTATTTTCACTGAATACTGTTATTGAGGCCTGTGGTGTTCTTCAGTCAAAAAGGTGAATTTATAACGTGGCCCGAATGACTGAAGCAATCTGCTTGGTTGACTGGAACACCAAGAGGGGTATAAGCACAAAACTAAGCCAGTGGGCTTGactctgagctctggggaaaCCCAAGGAGTCATCACATCAGAGCAAAGGCAGAGGAGATACCAGGACTCTCTGTACCACTGCAAACCAAAATCAGGCATttcagctcccagctccttcaAACACCAAAATGGACGTGGTGTGTAAGGATGTTCCTCTTCTAGGTGATactgcaaagggaaaaaaatgcttttcttggCAGTTTTACTGATTCTGGAGTTGAAATACTTTCTCCCCCTTTGAGAACTCTTTAGAAGAAGAAGTGCCAACCCCTTAAAAAGGAAGTGCCATCCTCTGCATTTCTGCTGATGCCAAGGTGGTTTGGGATGCAATGGAtctcagctggcagctctgcacacTTAAGGCATCACTGCCATAGATTCAGATCCACGAGCTGTATCCACACTCACCTCCTGCCCACACTCTGGCTGTGTCCCACCCCTTGCAAGTGCTGGGCTCCAAGAAAAGGAAGGCTGAAAGCCATGGCTGCTGTCAATCCCTCCCTCTTTTAGTTTTCAAGAGGCTCCCAGAGAGAATCCCTCAGCCAGGCTGGACTGAAGGCATCCTGCTCGATGCAGACAaaacagcaggaacagcagagtGATGCAGAGTGACGTCTGTCAAATTGGGCACTTCATCTCAAGAGGAGCTGTAACTTTTAATGACACTATGGACAATGGCAATTCTGATGGAAATTATCCCTGTAGCTACAGTTTCAGGTGGGGAATTTATTGGCAGGAAgcaagaaagggaagaaagttTGAAAGGACCTGATGAATAAATCTGGAGGCAAAAATGGCTTCCATATTATGGCTGAGGTGGGAAGTCACAAACCAGGGGAGAGGAATAAAAGAGGAACTGGGATAGCATTCATCAGAGATACTCCTGGAGGAGAAATTAGAATCATTTTCATTGTTATTGAAATTGCCTGTGATCTCAGACAGATTAGGAAAAGATTGCAGGAAAATTCAGAGAGCTTTCAGCTGAGAAATTTTGCAGGTGCCAAACTTgtggagaaggagctggtgAACAAGTTCCACCTGAAGGTGGGACTGAAACCTGCCCACTTCTCTTCTGAGCTGCTCACTTGGCTTCACTACAAGCAGTGCATAAAGAACTATCTCATTTGTGTTAAAAATTTGGTAAATGGCTCTGTTGTATGTGCCAATACAAAAACCCTCAAAGtgcaaaaaaaattctctcaTTTTTGTCACTtacttaataaaataaaaatcatccaGCCAGCTAGTGGAGATACAATATAAATTATACTAAAAAAACTGTAACCACCTGGATTTTCCATAGGTGGAAAGTTGCTCAAATCAACAATATGTTGAGTAATTATAGACAAGCACACTCACTGAAAACACCATCAGGTTGCAAATGACTTTGCAACAGGAAAAAACTATTAAGTCATTAGATAATTTATCTGCAGTGAAAAAATTGGAGCTCTATCCTACTTATATGGAGCCCTAGCAATACAAATGAACTTTGCCATCCAAAAACTGAAAAATGCTTGCACCACACTGCAGATTGGCTAAACCAAGCACCTGGCATCCaagaagcagcagaagcagaTGCTGAGATTCTGTTTTTAAGGAAGCcttcaacacacacacaaataatgCTAACACAAGAGTCTTTCCAGGCTGCTGGTGACCAGGCTTGGATTTTGGAGCTGGAAAAGCACAAGGATGCTCTAATCCCTCCAGGCTGTGTATTCCTCTCATTCCTCATTCCCATGCCTGTCCATGATCATGAACAACATTGCCATTCTTTTGGGAACACTCCTGGGGAGCCCTATAGATCAGGAAAGGCAATGAGGGGCACAGAAGATGCACCTCATCCTGGCTATCCTGGGCCCACATCTGATGAGTCAGGGCTCTGATGGCTTTAGGAGCTTTGTACTCACAGATTTGCTCTGTGCCACACAATTTGATGAGTTTACAAGGCTCCTGGAACCCTGTCTGGATCTGAAGAGTGACTCCTCCATTAGCTGATGAGAGACAACCTTGAGCTGAGTCCTGGCCCCTTTTCCACCAGAGCTGTGTGTCTGCAGTCTCGTGGCTGCTTTTCCCTCCcgagagcagcagcaaagctttCTGTGAAAACATGACTTTGCATTTCTTCCGTGAGAACGCTCTCCTTGCTTTGATCTATGTCTCCTTTTATTCCTTACAATAGTTGCACCtcacctgccctggggctctgtCACTTTGCTGATAATTTTTATGACTCGATGACAATGGTGTTTTAGTTCAGACATGCCCAGTGCCCAGGGAAGGGGACTCCATCTGAAAGGTTACAGTCATGACAGATGGCTCCAATGCGTGAAGTGCAGTCCCGCTCGGACACAGACAAAATGTCTGGGTGTGCTTCACCTTTGTTAAGCTGCTTTTAATGTCAGCAAGGGAAGTGAGCCCAgctggcagctttctgctctccatTCCCTCCTGGTTGGCTTCTGCAATGAAAGAGCCATATCCAGGAGAAAgcctcctggagcagggagaaaGGAATGGAGGCCCTGGTCACAAAGGTGATCCCTTTTACACATGTTTTCCCTATACCTGAGCCTGCTGTTTCCTCCTTTGTGCACACTGAGAGATGGGAGAAGGTGGTGAGACCAGCTCCATGTACTGATAAAACACTGAGTTTCCATTATGGAGGAAGGTCTAATACAACCAGACATCACTGGGGAGGAGATGTGGACCTTGGTCCTGTTCcttctgcagctgccagggaggtTCAGTCCCTCAGGGGATGCCACCCTTTGGTtatgagcacaggctgggaggGATCTGAGCTGAAATCAGGTTTGAATGGGTTACCTGTGATGAGAGAACACACTGGGCTCTGCTTACACAGGAGCACACTGGGCTAACCCTCAGTCACAAAGTTTTGCTGACTGGGATGACCACAGTTCAAACCCTACTGCTTCTCCAAGCATACTGATTTCACTGCAATTCCCAAAGAATTACCTCTGATACTACCACAGAACAGAGTAAGGAAGCCTCACATCCTTATTTTGCAACTGGACTAAGCACTGTCACTACCTAACTTATCTAATTACAGCTTTTAAAACAGTAACTAGATTAATTGGCTGATTGagcatttttttaatgaatgcaATTCTGCATAGAGCACATTCCAGTGACAACAAACACATACCTGCACTTCCCCTCCCTCTGGCAGGAAATAGTTTCCTAAAAAACCTTCTCACCAATGAGCTCTGGATGTTTCTAAGGATGACATCCTTCTTCCTAAGCTGATGACCTGAGGAcctcctgctcagcagccccagagaaACAGCCTGGGTGACAGAGACAAACAGCTTGGGAGAGCCAAGGATGAGCAGGTCTCTCCTTGGCCCCACTGAGCACAACAATAAAGCCTCAGACTTGATTTTACCACTCTTGGTAACACCTGCAGGTACTACATATTCCATTTTCTTACCAGTAAGGCTCCAGCAGCCatggagggagggcagggaggtgcCAGAGCTTCTCCACTGGCTGTGCAGAGATATCCCCTCTCCTTCAGCCCCCATTCTGGAAGCCAGCAGAGCTGATGGGCTTTTTCCTGCAGTGAATCACTGaaagcccagccccagctctggcagAACAACTGTTGGGCACACATTCATTCCTGTGTCATATTTACTGGGGAAATACCAATCCCTTGGGATTGCATGTACAGCCTGAGCTCTGCACTGTGACTAAAACCAGGGGCCTGTGCTCAGTTCCTGCGGATTCTGAATAGTGGGGATTCAGGTTTTGGGTCTCATCCATTTCAGTGGAGAGCTCTGAGACAGTTTTGCTCAGACTGAGCTCTGAGCTTTTGAGGCCTCCCATGTATTACTGTGCTCTAGGGAAGAAaattccatggatttttttaGCCAAATTCTGAATAAAGCCCACCTTCTTCCACCTAttgtaacaatatatttgtgcATAATGTGATATATATGTTACAGAATCAGTAGCTAAATTCAcagcataattttaaaaataggttTCACTATAGATCAATATGTGACAGGCCTATCTATTTTAGTATGTTTTCTTGGTACAAATTATGACAGAAATACAGTAAGTCAGTAATTTTAGATTCCTTTGCATAGACATTGTCACTGTAATTTTGCCAGGAGGGAGATAATAAATCATACTTTTCCATCTGACTGATGTTCTGTTTCCCCTGTCTGATTTCAATGGCTGTGTGCTATCTTCAGAGCTGGCATTGTTCATGGCTCCTTTTATTAAAGCACAGGCACGTTATTGAAATTTCTTTTGTATTATCATTTTCTAGCCATATGTGAAATTGCAGAACAcacaagaagggaaaaaaaaaaaagccccacttGTTTGAATCATagttgaaaaaaaaagcctgctGCACACATCTTGGAGAGAAAAATGCCAATATTACAATGGGGGACCCATGCTGGCCCTCTccacccagggctggcacactCTGGTTTCTCAGAGAAATGTTCTCTAAGAGCACCACCCCAAGGGCTCCATTCATATTTGATAAGCTTGCACTCCAAGGCTGGGTACCTGGTGGTCTGAGCCAGGCTGTTGTTCACACCACTTAAATTCTATTTCTGTTCAGAAATTTCTATTTCTGGCACACTTCTGGGGGGTGGGGAATCCCTTTTTGGTTTCActgcctccttttctccagcatCAGGATGGACACACTGTATTTTAGGGACTGAGAGCTGCATACCTGCCTGCATGTGCCTTTTGATGAGAGGCCTTGCTTTGCTCAGTTAAATTCAGGTAATTGcattaataaaacattttaaagagaATTACCAAAGGAGAAGGAGGTGCCACTATTCTGAAGTAAAGGTTTCCATAATGAGCTGAGAATCAGTGGATGATAATGCTATGCTTACACAGTCCCTCATATATTTTGGGTTCTGATTACACCCTGAAGAGCCCTGCTAGAGCTGTGTCCCTACTGTGCAAAGCACTGTTCAAGAAGACATAAAGTCAGCAAGATACAAAAACCTTCACTGAAGGATTACAGGTGATTTGTGGACAAAACAAAGCAATGAACTTAAGATATAGTGGCAGGgaacaggggagagaaaaataaagtagaaTTTTAGCAATGAAATCCTGCCTCTTTTCAAGTCAGCAAAAACTTTgccctggaaagaaaaatgtcaccttccctgcttttttttttttttttctcttaacaGTGTGAAGGAAAAGGGCATGAGCAAGGTTTGTTTTCCCACCTCTCCACACTTGTGCTGATGCAAGGGACTAACCCTTGGGCATTACATTTGTCAGTGAGGATAGGTCTGGGAGGAGGCAAGGTGGAAGGGGAGAGGACAAGGAAGTGGAGAAGTCATTGGGAAGGGCAGGCAAataaaggcagcagcagaggataAGCACTGGCAGAGCCAATGGCTACAGGAAattgcagctctgtgcttgGAAGAAAGAAGCCACTGAAGAGCACCCAAAAAATGTCCAGAGTGTTTTCCAAACTCAAGTTCCCAACTGCAGGTTGAAGCTGCCCTTCTCACTTGAACATCAGCAGGAAGGCCCAAAGCTCTGGTGTTGCCACCCAAAGGATAACTCACCCAACTGAATTATTCTGCCAGGCTGACACAGATATTTCAATGTCTGTGCTTAGGAAATCCCTGCCACTGCCCTGGAGGAGGATGGCACCATGCCCAccctcctgcagggacagggagcagtcCCTGCCTGTCACTCTGAAATGGAGAGAATATTTCAAGATGTCAGCTTGACAATCTCTTGTGAACTGACCATTTATCTCCCAGCAATGGCATTTTGCTACACATCCAGAGGTCTGCAGGAGGTGATTGTGGATGTGCCTCTGCTGGGTGATGAGAGACCCAGGAAGTTCAGAGCTGATAGTGGACTTTCCAACCTGACAACCCAACCCTCTTCCAGGGGCTCCTCACTGTGGCTACAAACACACTGCATCCATGCCACAACTGCATTTCTCAGAGGTGTGTGCTTTTCTGCCAGTAAGTCATGCAAGAGAGCAAACACTAATCAGCACTTGGGGACACTGCTGCCTCAGTGACATTTGCAGAGCTCTCCATCAGCTGCCAATGAACATCCATCACCCTGCAGAACACTGCTCAGCTTcccatcagtgctggctggggacactgaTCCCACACACAGCCATGGGGACCTGCAATAACCAACACCAGTCTCCATTTGCTTCTTGTCTGGCTCTGAAAGACCTCTGCTCCTACAGGTGAGCACAGAGCACCTGGGCTCAGAGCTTAACCTGCAGGACTGAAATCAAAGCAAGGATGATGTGGGAGAGAAAATGCAGCTGCCAAGTGACCCTGAGAGCCCCTGCCAGATCCCTCTGGAGAAAAGAGCCTGGGACTTCCAGCACCCTTcacaccttccctgcagccagcacagctgccttcagccctgctctgaggggGCACTGGGGACCTGAGATACCACATTGCAGTCcagcaaagagaaaagcagagaacaaGATGGGAAATAGAGAGAGGGATCCCAGTACAACCCCCCAGACCtgccctctctcctgctccacagGTATCAGAATCATGACCTCCAGGCATCAATCTGCATTTTAATCTGCACATTTGAATCAGATCATGGCTAACATTACAGAGATTGTGCTGGCCGTTTCTGCAGGTGGAACCCCAGCCTCAGCCAAAGCTGGGGGCAAATCCCACTGAAACCAGGGAATGAGTCAGGCCCCAAACCCACCAACATCTCCCACAACCCATAAGAGATAAAGATGCTACGAAGATGCTGCCTGGGGTTACTAAGCCATCTGTCAAAGCCACAACATTTTACAAAAGGATACAAGAAAAATTCTCAATGGGTTTGGATTTATAATTGAACTTCAGTTCAGTATTTCAGTAGTACATGTTAATGATTGAGGGGCACAAGCATAAATATTTGGACAGCTGTCTAAGTTACATGGCTTGTTGGCATGTTTGTATTTTGTGCTTATGGCTATTATGACTCAAAAAATCAGATGTACAAGATCTGTTCACTAGAAGAAAGCTAAATATTCAAGAAATGGGCCTTTGTAACTACTCCTTTACCCTGACAGCATTGCAGTTACTGCCAGTGGTAAGAAAAACAGATTGAATCACATTTCGATTTCTCACCCcaaagctgagaaaaaaaaatctagaaacAGTTCACCCAACTGGAAACCTCTCATAGATATTGATAtcctaggaaaaaaatccaagagaaaaaaattaatcccaATTTGTGAAAGATCAGGCAGCTGAAATTTCTACAAGATGAGTCAGtcctggcacacacacacagacacacacttgcaaaagatttttaaatagaGGCTAATTTCAGCTGAAACTCAGCAGTGACAAGCACTTCTATAGATGACTATTTGGAATCTACATACCAGCACGAGTAAATCAAGTGGGTGAAAGGGTTCTGAGACCACATAAAACAGTGCCTCTGTGTCCACTGAAAGCAGCCTGGGCTTGAGGCAGAACAGCCTCTGACTTCAGTGTGTGCGCAATGGATGGGAGAAAGTTTGCAGACATTATAAATTCaacaggatgagggaagagcagagctcagagcctgtAAAACCTAGGAACTGCTCCAGATTTCATCTGCAGAGATAGCAGGTATAATCTTTCTTCTGCTGaaataaacaacaaaatgcTTGGATGCCTCATAAAGTCAAGActtcagagcagcagcttcctgaATCTCAAAGTTCTGCCTTTCCTATAGAATTTATAAAGTCATAGTTCACAGGTGCTTCTTTATTCCCCACAAAACAGTGATCTTCCATTGTCTGACTCTCCTACAGAACTTCGAGGGGAAGCAAGCAACCCACTGTTTATTCTAGGTAAACACAGAGGTTTCCAAAACATTGGTTTCTGCTCTATCCCACAACATATTGAGCTTTCAGCAAAACACAGGTCCAGGTCAAAAGTTTGCCTGCCAGCTAAATAAAGTGTGAAGGATCTGCCATTAGCTCTGGACAGAAGGTTACTGTGTGTCACAGTGGTGTGACACTGTCTACTTTGTGCTTCCCAGAGGGTGCTGCAACTTTGCTTTCCACACAGCACCCCGAGTGCTTGAATACAGCAAGCAGGGAACCAGATGGCTCCTAACTCTCTCCAACAGCTTTTCTCTCCTCTATTCTGTTTTCCTAGAGTTTAAGCTGTTATCAggatgaaattatttctttcagaaaaagagATCACTACTTTTCCACTTAATTCACACACAAAAGATACTTTGATGACAAGATCTACTATCCCACTGAAATCTCTTCAGAGTCCTTACAAATTCCTGCTTCCTACAAACGAGACCTTATAGCTCTCACATGTAAACCTGACCACCTAGGTGGGGTATCTCACCACTTGACAACAGAGCTGTCAAAGTGGGACCACTGAAATGTGATCATGGGATGGACTTGGGCCTTGTCAGGGCAAGAAGAAACTGTTATCTGAGCAGTTATATCAAGTTCAGCATCTTCACATCCCtcagcaaagcagagcaggTTGGTCAGGGTGGCCCTCAAGGAGATGCCCCTCATACATTTGCTTTATCCTGTGCTTGTGACATTAAACTGTTTTGTCCAGATTCAGTGACTGCAGTTCCAGATGGACAGAGAAagacaaacacagcacacatgATAGAAGAAAGGAACTACTAACTGCTACCTTCCCTGAAAATGcccatttctgtgaaaaacagaaGTGCCATCTATGTTACTGAGAACTGGTGAAGTACTCACACATgtatgaaattattttccttgcaGGAAAGACAACAAACTGGCCAAGTGCATAATAAAATCTGGCACTCAGCCAGGGAGAGTTACAGGCTATTGTAAATTATGGAGGTTCAACTCAAAGCCACATGACCTGAACAACAAACTTGTGTACCTAGAGCTTTTAAAGCCCCTGTTCTTCACTGGGAAATGCTGTTTTCAGAATTGAATAGCACAATTGACAGCTCGTGATCAAACTCATTAGAATGAGAATTGCGGGTTGTGTAGTGGTTTTGGAAAACACTGACTTGTTTTTAAGATCTATTTCAGGATTTCTTTATGACATTCCTTACAATAACTCCACCATTACAATGAATCCCCATGCTTCTCTTTGCTTGAGATGCTCATCTGCCTAGGATTTCATCTTCTCCATTCTAGACAGCCTCATCAcagttgaaatgaaaaaaataaatagagttTACCATCTACTTATTTGCAGGCTCATATAGTTGTGAGTAACAGCCCTCAGTACCATGGCATCAATTTTTTGCTATCCAAATTGCAAAAGGGGTTCTTAAAAAGCACTCAGTAGTGGGTTACACAGCCTTGGCAGTCCAGCATGAGCCATGCTATGAGCAAAGCAGGCAGATGCAGAGGGCTGGCAATTCCCTCAGGGGCTTTGACTGACCACTGGCCCTCAGGGATGCACACAAAGGGGAGGTGACAGCTTTTACATGAGCCAGATCTGCATCACAGCTAAAAATGACTTCAACTTCAGCATTCATCAGTGGCAGTAAGCAAATACTGAGTGCCTTTGAGAGCTCCCACCAAAAATACAATTCCTAAAGCATACTAGTAGGAAATACTGAAGAAAGGTTCCATACCTTAAATTCCTCCAAGATTTTGTAATTTTTCCCATGATATTCACAAAAGTTTTTCACTTCTTTGCATTCTGGACAGCATCCATTGTGTTCCACTTTTGTGCACTTTGGGTGGATTTTAGGGCATTCTGGTTGATCACAAACAGGTCCATCCTCAgtacagacacagggacagttggAATGTCCTGGGAAAAAACGTTCTCCCAGTTTGTACACAAAGCCACTGTCATCCACACAGCCCTTCCCCCGGTAATCATCAAAGATCAGATTGTCATTACTGGAGGTCTGGTCCCCTTCGTCAGCGGGGTAATCTTCATGGTTGATGGCAGCTGGAGTGACCAAACCAGGGAGCACAAACAGAAGTATCCAGGCTTCATGGATGTGAAGAGCCATCCCCctcctcagcttctccatgggACCTCAAAGCCAGATACAAACAGTTGCTTCCATAGGGAGACCAGTGTTGTGGTCTGAAAACAAACAGTTTCAAGTGAGAGAAAACTCAAAATTCAAGGAATACTGACTTATAAAAGTCATTGTTTCAACCAGTACCAAGGAATAAATCAAAGTTTTTAACTATCACTGTTTCATTTGAATTAAACCTCTTGTTAACTATTGGCAAAGAGAACAAAGCATGTGAAATACCTAAAATTAGATACACATGCCTGGAAGCATATGACCATAAAATACCTCTGAAGGAATGGTggttcacagaatcatttaatttttactttccTCATTTTTGCAGCTGAGTTTTTGGATGCACCAGAAATTAAACCAGCTGCCTGAAATCTCATGGTGATGGGCAGCTCGGAGGGTTTTGAAGCCAAGTTTAAGGATGGTCTAAACCTCCTGTGGTGGCAACTGTCCCCTGGTGCTACGGATGGAGCACAGCCCACTTCATTAAATCGAGGTGGGAAACCCGAGCTGAAAAAGGAGTTAAACATAATCTGCTGTCAGATCTGTGTCAGATCTGAAAGATGGTGCTGGGTTAACTTGGGCTGCGAGAGGTGGAATAGTACAGAATCTTATTTACAGCATTTCTGAAGAGGGACTTTTGGGCTAccaacacagcccagcctgcagcaggtaCGTTTAACCCTGCCAGAGGCAAAGATGCGATTCACCACCTCCATTATTCAGCATTTCAGTGATTCCCAGCAAAAACCGCCGAGTGCAGGACGTTAAATGCCTGCATAATGCATGGAGCCGCTGAAACGTGTCGGCCTGATTAGGCTGGAAGCTTTTTAAAACTTCGGGAGCGACGGGCGGTGAGCTGTGCTGGAGCGGAGGAGTGAGCACGGAGCCCGGCAGGGAGAGGGGCTCTCAGCGACCCCCGGAGAAGGCTCCGTGCCGGTGCCTCGGGAACACCTCTGGCTGCCCACAGTGCCACATCACCGCCACCAACCTGCCCACACACCAGTGCAACCCCGGCAGCAAACTGGTTTCTGACCCCTCTTAAAAAAGTATTACAGGAAACTTTGAAATGAGATGAAATAGCAGCATTACACGGACTGCAGAACTACGGAGGCAGATGCTGgcacaaaccaaaacaagaaGGGCTGTTGGGGTGTGTGTCATCATCCCTTCTCTTCCTCCATTCCCAGAGCatgcacacacaggcacacgGAGTCTACACAAACATGCATTAACCCACACACGCGTACTGCCCCCACCCCTCGGGGTGACATTTTTATATACTGGCTTTTTTGGTGGACTGCAGATGTTCAGCAATTAATTCTCCCCTAATTGAAGCgaaaaaggagcagcaggaggagaaagcTTTAATCCCAGAGAAGCAGCTAAAGGATCCTGTTGACCAAGCAGTTTTCCCGAAGCCACAACAGAGGGAGACACCGGATATTACACAAGATTTATCAAATTCGAAAAGATATCTTCTTAATTGAAGTACTAGCTGTGATTCCATCACAAGGACTGTGCACTCCTATCAGCAATATCTCGTGTAACATGCTGTTTGGAAATCCAGCGATTCATGCAGATACGGCTGCTTTACATATCTATAGAGCAGAGCATCTCCCCACCTAACGCTACAGGTAGGTTGCAACACTGCAGATTTGTGGgcatttagggggaaaaaaaagagcagcaaaCAGAGCCATTCATATCTGAGGAAATGTGAAATACTTGTGAGAATTTGCTGGAGTTTTATGAGGAAGCTGTCAAAACAaatgtgtgcatatatatatatgtatataaaagtTCTCCCCAGATATTTTGCTACAGCAGCTGAGATGTCCCACAGCAACTCACAGGCACTCGGCTCGATCCTGGAAATCAGACAGACTGCAGACGTCTTGCACGGACACATTTCAACAAGTAAACAAATGCTGCTAGGCTCAGAATTAGTTTGCAGCTGGAAC
The nucleotide sequence above comes from Zonotrichia albicollis isolate bZonAlb1 chromosome 10, bZonAlb1.hap1, whole genome shotgun sequence. Encoded proteins:
- the VWC2L gene encoding von Willebrand factor C domain-containing protein 2-like isoform X2; this encodes MEKLRRGMALHIHEAWILLFVLPGLVTPAAINHEDYPADEGDQTSSNDNLIFDDYRGKGCVDDSGFVYKLGERFFPGHSNCPCVCTEDGPVCDQPECPKIHPKCTKVEHNGCCPECKEVKNFCEYHGKNYKILEEFKVPTALRAPPSFPRASR
- the VWC2L gene encoding von Willebrand factor C domain-containing protein 2-like isoform X1; the encoded protein is MEKLRRGMALHIHEAWILLFVLPGLVTPAAINHEDYPADEGDQTSSNDNLIFDDYRGKGCVDDSGFVYKLGERFFPGHSNCPCVCTEDGPVCDQPECPKIHPKCTKVEHNGCCPECKEVKNFCEYHGKNYKILEEFKPSPCEWCRCEPSNEVHCVVADCAVPECVNPVYEPEQCCPVCKNGPNCFAGTTIIPAGIEVKVDDCNICHCHNGDWWKPAQCSKRECQGKQAL